The genome window CGAATGGTGAACATAATAGGCAAGCCTCCATCTGGGCCACGCGAGTGAACGAATCTTTCCATGATGAACTCCATATAAGCATCTGCTTCGGCCTTGAAACCAAGACGTAGCAGGATGTAGATAGTAAAGCTCGAATCACGAATCCAAGAGAAGCGATAGTCCCAGTTTCTTACGCCACCGATGGCTTCGGGAATAGAAAAGGTTGGGGCAGCTATGATAGCACCAGTAGGCTCTATGAAAGGTTAGTCGATTTCTCACAGGTTGGATCTGAGGGAGAACCTCACCGTAAGTCATCATCTTGAGTATCATCAAACTTCGAGACACAACCTCTCTCCATCGGCCTTTATACTTCGATTGCGCAATGAAATTATACCAAAAACTCTGCGTAGAGTGCTGCTGGGCATCAAGCACGTCAATCGTAATATTCTCCGTGACATGGTGTTCAATATCATTTCGAAGGACAAAAGAAATCGTCTGGCCTTCTTCAATACGGATGCAAGCCACGAGGCCCTCGCCGTTGACGCCAGGACGCTTCTCTTTTCTGAAAGTTATGAGAGGACAACTGGTCTCGttctctcccttctcaatTGCAACGTCAAGCTGCAGCTGAATATCCTTGCTATGAAACGAGGCAACTTTACTCTTGTTATCGGTTGTGAAGTGCTGTTCTTGGAAGAGAGTAGTCTCATGCTCATCTCTTCCGTAGTTGAAAGAAGGAAAGAGTTCGATATCTGAGCACGATCAGTCATTGCCTCTAGTTACGTGTCGAGATGGCAGTACCAAGATTCATTGAACCACGAATGCATTCCACTCGGCGGACCAACCACTTCTTAAGCTCATCTTGGACTTTGGTGACTTCCCGGTAAGCACTCAGCTTCACACCTTTGGTGGTAACCGTGATATTCTGTGGGCGAGGGAAAAAGTCAACCACATCGACGACACCATCTTCATGAATGGACCTTGTTTGTAGAAtacatgatgatggaagatACTGCTGCTTGGTAGTACAGTTTACATAGGGAGGGGGGGAAATAAAGAAATGCCCTCCTTTGTCCTTGTCGAGGAGCCGGCAGAAAACAGAAGGGGAGTCAAAATCAGGCCTACAATTCAAATCATCAGTCAAGAGCTCCAAGTCTCATCTCACCGGTCTGCACTCACCAGCACATATAGTCAATACTTCCATCAATTCCCACAAGAGCACAAGTGTGCATGTTTCCAATCATTCCATAGTCCTCAATTGGGAGATATCCCCCGGTTTGACCCCGACGGGAACCTCCCGGGAGTGTTGAAGAGCGCCGACCCTCCATTTCCAATGTCGCTATCTTGTAGTCTCGAAACTTGAGGTAGAAGAAGCTCCAGGAACAGGAGCTTAGTATAGTTACCCCGATTTGGTAGCTCAAGAATGATGTAATGGATTGTGTCAGTGGCCCAGGTGGACAATTTAGGTAGTGCTACTCCGGGATCTCCGGCGAATGATAAAACTGGATCCAGAGTTCTCTGAGCTGTGTTTCCAAATGGTTCTCTCTCAAAGTCAGTTGAATATCGTGAGTGAATGTGAGCAAGATGCGGGGGAGGTCACTTATAAGCTTTCATGTACGATCTTCCGCTACGTACTTCACTTTCAGCTCTGGTGGGAATGGTGTGGATGACTACTTTATTACCTTATCAGCCTTTCCGAAAATGGTGAACTGCTTTTGGGACTTGATTCATTGTTGAAGCTGACCAAAACATGCCTCAGTTCTCGAGATGTTGGTCAAGCTTTGTCAACGTCCATTTTACATACGAGCCAATCGTCAAGTAATATCCATGCCTCCCTCCTCGTGCAAATAGAGCCACACCCATGCGGGAAGTATTACTAAACAAAGCGAAAATTAcatataagttattaatattttagcTACTTGAACGCTGGTTGGAGTAATTTGGTCGAGTTTAGGGTAGGTCTTAGTTGGAGTCCTACCAGCCAGTTCCGATGTAACTACTACTAATCCTCGATGACATAACTTTATGATACCTGACCTCAGGAATTCCACTAGCAGGCAACTTTGTCTTGTCCAAGGCAGAAAAGTCACGGTAGATTCAACCTAGAAGGTAGATGTGAAAGGTAGAATTGATACTTGAATCACGATGGGTTTAAGGATAGAGCAATCTGAAAAATGCAGGTATGGCAATCAGGTCTAATAGAATTGTTGACCTTCCTAATTAAAGGTCTGATAGTTACCAGGTAATGTGAGCTAGAAATGGCATTGTCATTGGCTTGAAATGACTGCCCATACCGGAAGGCCACTAAACTCTTTTTTAGTGATCAACTGTAAGCCCAAGATGTTCACATTGGACGAGAAAATCCCAActgctgatgagatgagggATCAAGGATTCAGGATAGATGAACGGCAGATAAAGCTGAACCGATGCTGGGCAGATAGGCCTATCGAATTCCAGATTCACCAGGCCATCTAGGGAAGCGCTCGTAGCTCTCGTACCCCTCCAGCTAACACGAAAACAAAATCATATATGATGAACATATAGTGCCTTATTGTGCAACTACACGGGCTcgtttgaagaagaagtgtTAGAAGAAAGGACAGCTGGCAACTGATAGGCTTGGTTAATACGAACACAGAGTGTGAAGAATGAAGTTTGATTGGCAAGGTCGTATCTGATAAGGACCGTGCAATTCGGCTTTTGCTCAAGTCAGGATAGTTTAGAAGAAGGTGCCTAGATCGAGCTAATAAATCGAATCTTCTCCTGAAAACTCAATTCCCAAGGCTTACTCGAGCCAGGATGCCTTGGTTGCCACCGGCTCCAAAGACTGCTCAGCTGTCAAGGCCATCAGAATCCTGATGATTTATCGGCTCGCCTG of Fusarium oxysporum Fo47 chromosome I, complete sequence contains these proteins:
- a CDS encoding Six-hairpin glycosidase-like protein, which produces MHTCALVGIDGSIDYMCWPDFDSPSVFCRLLDKDKGGHFFISPPPYVNCTTKQQYLPSSCILQTRSIHEDGVVDVVDFFPRPQNITVTTKGVKLSAYREVTKVQDELKKWLVRRVECIRGSMNLDIELFPSFNYGRDEHETTLFQEQHFTTDNKSKVASFHSKDIQLQLDVAIEKGENETSCPLITFRKEKRPGVNGEGLVACIRIEEGQTISFVLRNDIEHHVTENITIDVLDAQQHSTQSFWYNFIAQSKYKGRWREVVSRSLMILKMMTYEPTGAIIAAPTFSIPEAIGGVRNWDYRFSWIRDSSFTIYILLRLGFKAEADAYMEFIMERFVHSRGPDGGLPIMFTIRGETDIPELTLDHLEGYRGSSPVRIGNGAAFHQQFDIYGELMDAIYLYNKYGKPVPWDVWKAVREILDYVLTILDDPDMSIWEVRNNKQHFTYSQIMLWVAFDRGLRLADKRCFPCPNRAKWMEARDSIYERVMEQGYNEEMKCFVQSFESRTMLDSSILIAPLVFFVSPCDPRFLNTLDRVLLPPEKGGLTSTGLVYRYDTELSNDGVGGHEGAFSMCTFWLVEAMTRAAVYEPKYLVRAVNLFENMLGFSNHLCMFSEEIARSGEQLGNTPQAFSHLALISAAFNLDRTTR